CCCGGGGCCCCGGGCCGGCCACGCCGGGCCCCTAGACCAGGCCCCTAGACCAGGCCCCGGTCCTCCAGGTAGGTGAGCTGGGCCCGGACCGAGAGTTCCGCCGCGGGCCACAGCGCCGGGTCGACGTCCGCGTACACCCGGGCGACCACCTCGGCGGCGGTGCGGCACCCGGCCTCGACCGCCGTCTCGACCTGGGCGAGCCGGGCCGCCCGGTGCGCCAGGTAGTAGTCGACGGCGCCGAGCGCGTCCGCCAGGACCGGGCCGTGGCCGGGCAGGACGGTGCGCACGCCGTGCTCGGAGGCCATCGCGTGCAGGCGGCGCAGCGAGTCGAGGTAGTCGCCCAGCCGCCCGTCGGGGTGGGCGACCATCGTGGTGCCGCGGCCCAGGACGGTGTCGCCGGTGAGGATCGCGCCGTCCGCGGGCAGGTGGAAGGTCAGCGAGTCGGAGGTGTGCCCGGGGGTGCCGACGACCCGCAGGTCGAGGCCGCCGACGTCGAGGCGCTGCCCGCCGCGCAGGCCCTCGTCGCCGAGCCGCAGCGCCGGGTCGAGGGCGCGGACGGGGGTGCCGGTGAGCTCGGCGAACCGGGCGGCGCCCTCGGCGTGGTCGGCGTGGCCGTGGGTGAGCAGGGTGAGCGCGATCCGCTTGCCCTGCCGTTCGGCGGTGTCGACGATCCGGCGCAGGTGGGCCTCGTCGAGCGGGCCGGGGTCGACGACGGCGGCGAGGTCGGAGCCGGGTTCGGAGAGCAGCCAGGTGTTGGTGCCGTCCAGCGTCATCGGGGACGGGTTGGGGGCGAGCACGCACTGGGCGCGCGGGGTGGCGACCCCGCCGACGGTGTCGGCGGGGTCGCCCGGGAGCGGGCCGCTCACGCGGCGCCCTCGGAGTGCGCGCTCACCCGGTGTGCTGCGCTCACGCGACGTCCCGTTCGGCGCGGCTGAGGCGGCGCAGCGGGAGCGGCCGGACCAGGTCGCGGCCGGGCAGGTCGCGGACCAGGCTGCGGACGGTCTCCCGGGGCGCGCTCCCTTCGTCGCAGGCGGCGGCGCGGGGGGTGACGGTGCGGGCGGGCATGGCCGAGGTCCGGCGAGCCACGTCGTTGTGGGTCATCGGAGTCTCCTTCCGAGGTCAAGACGGTGGTTGCGGTGGTCCGGTCAACGGTACGGGCCGACGCGGGCCCGTCCCGGAACGGGTCGCCCGGCGGGGCCGGTGATCGTTCCGGGGGAAGGTTCTCACGCCGGGAACACTCCGTCGATAGTCAGCTCGTCATACCCGCTCCAGCGCACCGTCATGCGGTCCCCGGAGACCACCGCCCGCCCCAGCACCGGCACCAGCTTCCGGCCCGCCGCCGCCCCGGGCAGCTCGGCCGCGGCGCGCAGCGGCAGCAGCTCGCGCAGCACCGTGACGGTCGGCGGCAGCATCCCGAACTCGCCCGCCTCGAACCCGGCCACCGCCGCCGCGGGGGTGAGCCAGGCGACCCGGTCGGCCTCCCCG
The window above is part of the Kitasatospora sp. NA04385 genome. Proteins encoded here:
- a CDS encoding MBL fold metallo-hydrolase; its protein translation is MSGPLPGDPADTVGGVATPRAQCVLAPNPSPMTLDGTNTWLLSEPGSDLAAVVDPGPLDEAHLRRIVDTAERQGKRIALTLLTHGHADHAEGAARFAELTGTPVRALDPALRLGDEGLRGGQRLDVGGLDLRVVGTPGHTSDSLTFHLPADGAILTGDTVLGRGTTMVAHPDGRLGDYLDSLRRLHAMASEHGVRTVLPGHGPVLADALGAVDYYLAHRAARLAQVETAVEAGCRTAAEVVARVYADVDPALWPAAELSVRAQLTYLEDRGLV